The sequence ACGGCGCGGCGACCATGGACACGCTCGTCTCCGTCGGGACCCTCGCCGCCTTCGGCTGGTCGCTCTGGGCGCTGTTCCTCGGTGACGCCGGGATGCCCGGGATGCGGCACGGCTTCGATCTGACGGCCTCCCGGACCGAGGGCTCGACGACCATCTACCTGGAGGTCGCGGCGGGCGTCGTCACCTTCATCCTGCTGGGCCGCTATCTGGAAGCGAAGTCCAAGCGGAGGGCCGGGGCCGCACTGCGGGCGCTGATGCACCTGGGCGCCAACGACGTGGCCGTCCTGCGCGGCGGGGCCGAGGTGCGCGTCCCTGTCGGCCGGCTCGTCGTGGGCGACCGCTTCGTCGTCAGGCCGGGCGAGAAGATCGCGACGGACGGCACGGTCGTCGAAGGCGGCTCCGCCGTGGACGCGTCCATGCTCACCGGTGAATCCGTTCCCGTGGACGTGGGCACCGGGGACCAGGTCGCAGGGGCCACCGTGAACGTCTCGGGCCGGCTCGTCGTCGAGGCGACCCGCGTCGGCGCGGACACCCAGCTCGCCCGGATGGCGAAGCTCGTCGAGGACGCGCAGAACGGCAAGGCCGAAGTGCAGCGGCTGGCCGACCGGATCTCGGCGGTCTTCGTCCCGGTCGTCCTGCTGATCGCCCTGTCCACCCTGATCGCCTGGCTGCTGACCACGGACGACGTGACGGCGGCGTTCACGGCGGCGGTGGCCGTCCTGATCATCGCCTGCCCCTGCGCCCTGGGCCTCGCCACGCCCACCGCGCTCATGGTCGGCACCGGACGCGGCGCGCAGCTCGGCATCCTCATCAAGGGCCCCGAAGTCCTGGAATCCACCCGCCGCGTCGACACGATCGTCCTGGACAAGACCGGCACCGTCACCACCGGCCGCATGACCCTCCAGGCCGTCCACACGACCTCGGGGACCACCGAGACCGACGTCCTCCGCCTGGCCGGAGCCCTGGAGCACGCCTCGGAACACCCCATCGCCCAAGCGGTCGCCACCGCAGCCGCCGACCGCACCGGCGCGCCCCTCCCCACCCCCGAGGACTTCGCCAACGTCCCCGGCCTCGGCGTCCGGGGCACCGTGGAGGGCCACACCGTCCTCGTCGGGCGCCCCCGGCTGCTCACCGACGCCGGGATCACCCTCCCCGACACCCTGGCCGCCGCCTTCACGGAGGCCGCCGCTCAAGGGCGTACGGCCATCGCGGTCGGCTGGGACGGTGAGGCACGCGGCGTCCTGGAGGTGGCCGACGCGGTCAAGGACACCAGCGCCGAGGCCGTCGCCGCGCTCCGGGATCTCGGCCTGACGCCGGTCCTGCTGACCGGTGACAACCGCGCCGCGGCGGAGTCCGTGGCGCGCGAGGTCGGCATCGACGAGGTCCGCGCCGAGGTGCTGCCCGAGGAGAAGGCGCACGTCATCCGGGGTCTGCAGGCTCAGGGGCGGGTGGTCGCCATGGTCGGTGACGGGGTCAACGACGCCGCCGCGCTGGCCACC is a genomic window of Streptomyces sp. NBC_00708 containing:
- a CDS encoding heavy metal translocating P-type ATPase, with amino-acid sequence MHSASDTHSATKTGTPAAELSQAEFVIGGMTCASCAARVEKKLNRMDGVTATVNYATEKARVSYDGAGVSVRDLVATVEKTGYTAKPVPRPAPQAPAPSRAAEPAHPEPPETRDPEPVPVRERDRAPAREAEPEPEEPRHAEPAEPQHTDPDDIPDPALASLRQRLVVSAVLAAPVVALAMIPALQFDNWQWLSLTLAAPVVVWGALPFHRAAWTNLRHGAATMDTLVSVGTLAAFGWSLWALFLGDAGMPGMRHGFDLTASRTEGSTTIYLEVAAGVVTFILLGRYLEAKSKRRAGAALRALMHLGANDVAVLRGGAEVRVPVGRLVVGDRFVVRPGEKIATDGTVVEGGSAVDASMLTGESVPVDVGTGDQVAGATVNVSGRLVVEATRVGADTQLARMAKLVEDAQNGKAEVQRLADRISAVFVPVVLLIALSTLIAWLLTTDDVTAAFTAAVAVLIIACPCALGLATPTALMVGTGRGAQLGILIKGPEVLESTRRVDTIVLDKTGTVTTGRMTLQAVHTTSGTTETDVLRLAGALEHASEHPIAQAVATAAADRTGAPLPTPEDFANVPGLGVRGTVEGHTVLVGRPRLLTDAGITLPDTLAAAFTEAAAQGRTAIAVGWDGEARGVLEVADAVKDTSAEAVAALRDLGLTPVLLTGDNRAAAESVAREVGIDEVRAEVLPEEKAHVIRGLQAQGRVVAMVGDGVNDAAALATADLGLAMGTGTDAAIEASDLTLVRGDLKVTADAIRLSRRTLTTIRGNLFWAFGYNVAALPLAAFGLLNPMIAGAAMAFSSVFVVTNSLRLRSFT